One part of the Polyangiaceae bacterium genome encodes these proteins:
- a CDS encoding serine/threonine protein kinase produces the protein MSELGRYSIYGNIAHGGMATVHLGRLKGAVGFERTVAIKRLHPQYAMDPSFVDMFTDEARVASRIQHPNVVSTLDVVQSDGELFLVLEYIHGETLDRLILHRNARNSVVQRRVPPAIASAIMIGTLQGLHAAHEATDARGVPLKLVHRDISPHNIIVGMDGVPRVLDFGIAKAVGRSHCTQDGYIKGKIAYMPPEQLYGERLDRRADVYAAGVVLWELLTGERLFAGEDSPAILKSVDPVSDAPSARVSRAEGSSSDLDRLRALDRVVLMALEEDPSDRFCDALEFARAVERAAPPAATSVVSEWMQSLARETLEKRSLEILAIERSDGRSSLWDVDGTNPELIAQVKSGQALPIERDSTRMGLGPTLSAPHMPPRRYTGPGATELLPQDAAESRVSAPVSSVAPLTAPAASAQLSGGLPASHPQGFASASQSGEWAGSTEIHELGRSTKRPAWWVAAAAVMLLVGIGAGAAQRFTTNAPPAAGAAGPEGATAAQFDVAAAELDLAAGKTEQPVASSPVNVAPVIVRGSDEDTEATLDVSDLKLEKTKRGTAKRRWVRPKAKAAKSPVANSCAQPFVIDAQGHKVYKRECF, from the coding sequence ATGAGCGAGCTCGGGCGTTACTCAATCTACGGCAACATCGCGCACGGCGGGATGGCGACCGTCCATCTTGGGCGGTTGAAGGGTGCCGTTGGGTTCGAGCGCACCGTGGCCATCAAGCGGTTGCACCCGCAGTACGCCATGGACCCGAGCTTCGTCGACATGTTCACAGACGAAGCTCGCGTTGCCTCCCGGATTCAACACCCGAACGTGGTGTCCACGCTGGACGTCGTGCAAAGCGACGGTGAGCTCTTTCTGGTGCTCGAGTACATCCATGGCGAGACCCTGGATCGGCTCATCCTGCACCGCAACGCGCGCAACAGCGTGGTCCAGCGGCGAGTGCCCCCGGCGATCGCCTCGGCGATCATGATCGGCACGCTCCAAGGACTCCACGCGGCCCATGAGGCGACGGATGCTCGCGGGGTGCCGCTGAAGTTGGTGCATCGTGACATCTCACCCCACAACATCATCGTGGGGATGGACGGTGTGCCCCGCGTACTGGACTTCGGGATCGCGAAGGCCGTTGGCCGCAGCCATTGCACCCAGGACGGCTACATCAAAGGCAAGATCGCCTACATGCCCCCGGAGCAGCTATACGGTGAGCGGCTGGATCGCCGCGCTGACGTGTATGCGGCGGGGGTCGTGCTTTGGGAGCTGCTGACCGGGGAGCGACTGTTCGCTGGTGAAGACTCCCCAGCGATCTTGAAATCCGTCGACCCGGTTAGCGACGCGCCAAGCGCGAGGGTGAGCCGAGCAGAGGGTTCGTCTTCCGATCTGGATCGCCTGCGGGCGCTAGACCGCGTGGTGTTGATGGCGCTGGAGGAAGATCCTTCCGACCGCTTCTGCGATGCGCTGGAGTTCGCCCGCGCCGTTGAACGCGCTGCGCCACCTGCCGCCACTAGCGTCGTTTCCGAGTGGATGCAGTCGCTGGCGCGTGAAACGCTGGAGAAGCGTTCTTTGGAGATCCTCGCGATCGAGCGCAGCGATGGCCGGAGTAGCCTGTGGGACGTCGACGGCACCAACCCGGAGCTGATCGCGCAGGTGAAGTCGGGGCAGGCGCTCCCCATCGAGCGCGACTCGACACGCATGGGCCTTGGGCCGACGTTGTCCGCGCCGCATATGCCGCCGCGACGCTACACGGGGCCTGGCGCTACGGAACTCTTGCCTCAGGACGCGGCCGAGAGTCGCGTGAGCGCTCCCGTAAGTTCGGTCGCTCCGCTGACGGCCCCAGCAGCCAGTGCGCAGCTCTCGGGCGGTTTGCCCGCCAGCCACCCCCAGGGCTTCGCGTCAGCGAGCCAAAGCGGTGAGTGGGCGGGGTCTACGGAGATCCATGAGCTTGGGCGCTCAACAAAGCGTCCCGCGTGGTGGGTCGCCGCTGCCGCGGTGATGCTATTGGTCGGCATTGGCGCGGGCGCGGCACAACGCTTCACTACGAATGCACCACCCGCTGCCGGTGCGGCGGGCCCCGAGGGCGCGACTGCGGCGCAATTCGACGTCGCCGCGGCGGAACTCGATCTTGCCGCAGGGAAAACAGAACAGCCAGTGGCGAGTTCCCCCGTCAACGTCGCGCCCGTGATCGTCCGTGGTTCCGACGAGGACACGGAAGCAACGCTGGACGTTAGCGACCTGAAGCTAGAGAAGACAAAGCGGGGCACCGCCAAGCGTCGCTGGGTGAGACCGAAGGCCAAGGCGGCTAAGTCACCGGTGGCGAATTCGTGCGCCCAGCCCTTCGTGATCGACGCTCAGGGTCACAAAGTTTACAAGCGCGAGTGCTTCTAG
- a CDS encoding glycoside hydrolase family 31 protein yields the protein MSQRSFALGVMGAIWAVALVGCGSDEPASDSPRDPELDSGDLSITFTGDELELSDGGTRLLRLPKDAFQWGMVSALEDFNYDPYRFYVPHALYAPADTTWISPEEMRVSAQDENSLTLELSYPEGKRGSLVIEAPAPGRFSALWKPEDPGSPIAFFRLRPRGNAEEGFYGLGEYFDDVNHRGKVRPMQIEVDASIESGYYEAHVPVPFLTGTSGWGLYVESDRPGAFAVAADAAEPDLVEAAFGTGFGSAEGLRFHLFGARHPLDVTKFYYDVTGYPSVPARWALGPWVWRDENKDQAEFLADAQTIRDLDLATSGMWIDRPYATAVNTFDFLPSQFPDAQAMIDEAHALGFRMALWHTPYLDEKDGAAETAALRAEADAGGYYPVKSGLLLNKWGRPIDFTNPDAYAWWQQQIGKYKAMGIEGYKLDYAEDIVPGLTNARNEWVFADGSDERTMHAGYQRFYHRVYAETLPEDGGFLICRGGTAGDQVNVNVIWPGDLDATFHKHAEPFDDNGTTVRGVGGLPASIVAGLSLGASGFPFFASDTGGYKHSPPDKELFTRWFEQTAFSPVMQIGTSTNSVAWDPNGGPGFDQEMLDWYRVYTRIHLRLFPYLWTYAQDLKVSGRPIARPLGLAYPELARHPNDIYLLGDSILVAPVVDRDARSREVTFPAGRWVNWWTGAVQEGGTTVSVDAPLGQIPVYVREGGVVPMLRPTIDTMAPTTLPAEVDSYATTPGVLYARVVAGEATTFAVFDGAELGVAEQDDGAVELTTSDGAEFKLGTLFELIAFGAVPSGVVADGSALAALSSLEELESSASGWFFDSAVGGTLHVKLAPGSHRVQISR from the coding sequence ATGAGCCAGCGTAGCTTTGCTTTGGGTGTGATGGGCGCGATCTGGGCGGTCGCTCTGGTGGGCTGCGGTTCGGATGAGCCGGCGAGCGACTCGCCCAGGGATCCAGAGCTCGACTCCGGTGATCTGAGCATCACGTTCACCGGCGACGAGCTCGAGTTGTCTGACGGAGGCACGCGCTTGCTGCGTCTGCCCAAGGACGCCTTTCAGTGGGGCATGGTCTCCGCGCTCGAAGACTTCAACTACGATCCCTATCGATTCTACGTCCCACACGCGCTGTATGCCCCGGCGGATACGACTTGGATTTCCCCCGAGGAAATGCGCGTGTCGGCCCAGGACGAAAACAGTCTGACGCTGGAGCTCAGCTACCCAGAAGGCAAGCGGGGCAGTCTGGTGATCGAGGCGCCGGCGCCTGGTCGCTTCTCGGCGTTGTGGAAGCCAGAGGACCCCGGGTCGCCTATTGCCTTCTTTCGCCTGCGTCCGCGGGGAAATGCCGAAGAAGGCTTCTACGGTTTGGGAGAGTACTTCGATGACGTCAATCACCGCGGCAAGGTCCGCCCGATGCAGATCGAAGTCGATGCGAGCATCGAGAGCGGGTACTACGAGGCCCATGTTCCCGTGCCTTTCTTGACGGGCACCAGTGGCTGGGGCCTGTACGTCGAGTCCGATCGCCCGGGTGCTTTCGCGGTCGCGGCCGACGCAGCAGAGCCTGATCTGGTGGAGGCTGCCTTTGGCACCGGCTTCGGCTCAGCCGAGGGGCTCAGGTTCCATCTCTTTGGGGCGCGGCACCCGCTCGATGTCACCAAGTTCTATTACGACGTCACCGGGTACCCGTCGGTGCCTGCTCGCTGGGCACTGGGCCCTTGGGTTTGGCGCGACGAAAACAAGGACCAAGCGGAGTTCCTCGCGGACGCTCAGACGATTCGTGACCTCGACCTGGCGACCAGCGGGATGTGGATAGACCGGCCCTATGCCACGGCGGTCAACACTTTCGACTTCTTGCCTTCGCAGTTCCCGGATGCCCAAGCGATGATCGACGAGGCGCACGCGCTCGGTTTCCGTATGGCACTGTGGCATACGCCCTACCTAGATGAGAAAGACGGCGCCGCGGAGACAGCGGCGCTACGCGCTGAGGCGGATGCTGGTGGCTACTATCCGGTGAAATCCGGCTTGTTGCTGAACAAGTGGGGCCGTCCCATCGACTTCACGAACCCCGATGCCTATGCCTGGTGGCAACAACAAATCGGCAAGTACAAGGCGATGGGGATCGAGGGCTACAAGCTCGACTACGCCGAAGACATCGTGCCCGGCTTGACCAACGCGCGCAACGAGTGGGTCTTCGCTGATGGCAGTGATGAGCGCACGATGCACGCCGGCTATCAGCGTTTCTATCATCGCGTCTACGCGGAGACGCTCCCCGAAGATGGCGGCTTCTTGATCTGTCGTGGTGGCACCGCCGGCGATCAAGTGAACGTCAATGTGATCTGGCCGGGGGATCTCGACGCCACGTTCCACAAACACGCGGAGCCCTTCGACGACAACGGCACGACCGTGAGGGGCGTCGGCGGGCTACCCGCGAGCATCGTCGCTGGGCTCAGCCTGGGCGCGTCCGGCTTTCCCTTCTTTGCGTCGGATACCGGTGGCTATAAGCACTCACCGCCGGACAAGGAACTGTTCACGCGCTGGTTCGAGCAAACCGCGTTCTCACCGGTGATGCAGATCGGCACCAGCACGAACTCGGTCGCTTGGGATCCCAACGGCGGTCCGGGTTTCGACCAGGAGATGCTCGATTGGTATCGCGTCTACACTCGCATCCACCTGCGGCTGTTCCCTTATCTCTGGACCTACGCGCAGGACCTCAAGGTTAGTGGGCGCCCCATCGCTCGCCCACTAGGCCTGGCTTACCCCGAGCTCGCCCGCCATCCCAACGACATCTATCTCCTCGGGGATTCAATCTTGGTGGCTCCCGTCGTGGATCGCGACGCGCGCTCGCGAGAGGTCACATTCCCTGCGGGACGCTGGGTGAACTGGTGGACGGGAGCCGTGCAGGAAGGAGGAACAACGGTCAGCGTGGACGCGCCTCTGGGACAGATCCCCGTGTACGTCCGCGAGGGCGGTGTGGTGCCGATGTTGCGCCCCACCATCGACACCATGGCGCCCACCACGTTGCCAGCGGAGGTGGACTCGTACGCAACCACGCCGGGTGTGCTGTACGCGCGCGTCGTCGCCGGTGAAGCAACCACCTTTGCCGTCTTCGACGGGGCGGAGCTTGGCGTAGCTGAGCAAGACGACGGGGCGGTGGAGCTGACGACGAGCGACGGTGCGGAGTTCAAGCTGGGGACGCTCTTCGAGCTGATCGCGTTTGGCGCTGTGCCAAGCGGGGTGGTCGCCGATGGCTCCGCGCTCGCGGCGCTCTCGAGCCTCGAAGAGCTCGAGAGCTCCGCGTCGGGTTGGTTTTTCGACTCCGCGGTCGGCGGTACGTTGCACGTGAAGCTTGCTCCCGGCAGTCACCGCGTGCAGATCTCACGCTGA